In one Nostoc sp. KVJ3 genomic region, the following are encoded:
- a CDS encoding amino acid adenylation domain-containing protein: MENIEDLYELSPMQQGMLFHTLYAPESEVYFEQFLCTLSGELNFLAFQQAWEQVVARHPVLRSSFYWEEIEKPLQMVSKEVNLSWKELDWQNLTPDEQQQHIADFLKCDRQKGLDLAETPLMRFTLIYLGKQTYQFIWSHHHILFDGWSMQIILKEVLTFYEADYRSEYLRLKPSRPYRDYIHWLQQQDIAQAKNFWRQTLQGFEAPISLIGNREQGIGNSKEEIYNEQPFQLSQTVTEKLQYAARQHHLTLNNLVQGAYALLLSRYSGESDVVFGATVSGRPPTFENVESMVGLFINTLPIRLDVDGKTELLSWLKHLQTQQLEQEQYAYFPLAEIQQISDIPPGTPLFESILVFENYPIDSAEEEVKETLKISDIRCFERTNYPLTVVVNPQSKLSGRIIYDANRFEQQTISRMIGHFQTLLAGMAANLQQDISQLSLLSAAEEEELLLQENHQYIDSNYYKCIHILFEEQVEKTPDTVAVVYEKEYVTYRELNNRANQLAHYLQTLGVQPEVRVGICVERSLEMVVGILAILKAGGAYVPLDPTYPPERLAFMVEDVQTTILLTQNYLQHRLPIHNQIVVNLDTDWQIIDTHKTNNLSSQVNPENLAYIIYTSGSTGIPKGTEITHRSIIGFMFGVDYIHLDAEQIWLQHSSISWDAFTLELWPPLLYGGRCVLYPDKIPTPENLSKIIQEQGINILFLTTALFNLMIDTIPEGLLGIKQLLFGGEFVSVCHVRRALELLPETQIIHAYGPSECTVFTSCYPIPKQLAQNVHSIPIGKPIGDRNVYLLDGDLHRVTIGVPGQLYIGGASVARGYLNQPTLTREKFIPNPFIEGDTLYKTGDLVRRLPDGNLEFMGRIDTQVKIRGFRIELAEIEAFLNQHPDIKQAVVILREDEPGNKYLVAYLVTKDNQPTPSTVRNFLKKKLPDYMIPAAFVFLEALPLTPNGKINRRALPAPDTSQRTPEVDFIAPSTPTEQELATIWNEVLRLKQIGIHDNFFELGGHSLLATQVISRLREAFVLDFPLRYLFENPTIAELSQKVIDQQIAQAEDNAMAEILAEVEELSEVEVRRQLLL, translated from the coding sequence ATGGAAAATATTGAGGATCTTTATGAACTTTCGCCTATGCAGCAAGGGATGCTGTTTCATACCCTTTATGCGCCAGAATCGGAAGTTTATTTTGAGCAGTTCCTTTGTACTCTCTCTGGAGAATTAAATTTTCTTGCCTTCCAGCAAGCTTGGGAGCAGGTTGTGGCAAGACATCCAGTTTTACGCAGTTCTTTTTATTGGGAAGAGATAGAAAAGCCCTTGCAAATGGTTAGTAAGGAAGTCAATCTATCCTGGAAAGAATTAGATTGGCAGAATTTAACGCCTGATGAACAACAACAGCATATAGCGGATTTTTTGAAATGCGATCGCCAAAAAGGATTGGATCTTGCCGAAACTCCCTTAATGCGCTTCACTCTAATTTATCTAGGAAAGCAGACTTATCAATTTATATGGAGTCATCATCATATCCTTTTTGATGGCTGGTCGATGCAGATTATCTTGAAAGAAGTTTTAACTTTTTATGAGGCTGATTATCGAAGCGAATATTTACGCCTGAAACCCTCTCGCCCTTATCGAGATTATATTCATTGGTTACAACAACAGGATATTGCTCAAGCAAAAAACTTTTGGCGACAAACTCTCCAAGGGTTTGAAGCTCCGATCTCTTTAATCGGGAATAGGGAACAGGGAATAGGGAACAGCAAGGAAGAAATATACAATGAGCAACCTTTCCAATTATCTCAAACGGTAACTGAAAAATTGCAATATGCCGCACGACAGCACCATTTAACTTTGAATAATTTGGTGCAAGGAGCTTATGCGTTACTACTTTCCCGCTACAGTGGAGAAAGTGATGTGGTCTTTGGTGCAACTGTATCTGGTCGTCCACCAACTTTTGAGAATGTAGAATCGATGGTTGGGCTATTTATCAACACTCTCCCCATCCGGTTAGATGTCGATGGAAAAACAGAATTATTATCTTGGCTGAAACATTTACAAACCCAACAACTTGAACAGGAACAATATGCTTATTTCCCTTTGGCAGAAATTCAACAAATAAGTGATATTCCTCCTGGAACGCCACTATTTGAAAGTATTTTAGTGTTTGAAAATTATCCGATAGATTCTGCTGAGGAGGAAGTCAAAGAAACTTTAAAAATTAGTGATATTCGTTGTTTTGAACGCACAAATTATCCTCTAACGGTAGTAGTTAATCCTCAATCAAAATTGTCTGGAAGGATTATTTATGATGCTAATCGCTTTGAGCAACAGACAATTAGCCGCATGATTGGACATTTCCAAACATTGCTAGCAGGAATGGCAGCTAATTTACAACAAGATATTTCTCAATTATCCTTGCTCAGTGCAGCCGAAGAAGAAGAATTGCTGCTGCAAGAAAATCATCAATATATAGATTCTAATTATTATAAATGTATTCATATTTTATTTGAAGAACAGGTAGAAAAAACTCCTGATACAGTAGCAGTTGTATATGAAAAAGAATATGTAACTTATCGGGAATTGAATAATCGCGCTAATCAATTAGCCCATTATTTACAAACGCTAGGAGTTCAACCAGAAGTACGGGTAGGAATTTGTGTCGAGCGATCGCTAGAAATGGTGGTAGGGATACTGGCTATTCTCAAAGCGGGTGGGGCTTATGTGCCGCTAGATCCTACTTATCCCCCAGAAAGACTGGCGTTTATGGTGGAAGATGTGCAAACAACCATCTTACTGACACAGAATTATTTACAACATAGACTCCCAATCCATAATCAAATTGTGGTTAATCTGGATACAGATTGGCAAATCATTGATACACACAAAACAAATAATTTATCAAGTCAAGTTAATCCAGAAAACTTAGCTTATATAATTTATACCTCTGGCTCAACGGGTATACCAAAAGGAACAGAAATCACCCATCGCAGCATTATTGGTTTTATGTTTGGGGTTGATTACATTCACCTTGATGCAGAGCAAATTTGGCTGCAACATTCATCAATTTCCTGGGATGCATTCACTCTAGAACTTTGGCCGCCATTACTTTATGGTGGGCGTTGTGTGCTTTACCCAGATAAAATTCCCACACCTGAAAACTTAAGCAAAATTATCCAAGAACAGGGGATTAATATCCTGTTTCTAACTACCGCCCTTTTCAATCTTATGATTGACACCATCCCAGAAGGATTATTAGGGATTAAACAACTGCTATTTGGGGGAGAGTTCGTTTCTGTATGTCATGTTCGCCGCGCCTTAGAATTATTACCAGAAACCCAAATTATTCACGCTTATGGCCCTTCGGAATGTACAGTATTTACCTCTTGTTACCCGATTCCTAAACAACTTGCTCAAAATGTCCATTCAATTCCCATCGGAAAACCCATAGGCGATAGAAACGTTTATTTACTAGATGGAGATTTGCACAGAGTGACCATTGGGGTTCCTGGACAACTTTATATAGGTGGGGCGAGTGTTGCTAGAGGTTACTTAAATCAACCAACATTAACCCGTGAAAAATTTATTCCTAATCCTTTTATTGAGGGAGATACACTTTACAAAACCGGAGATTTAGTCCGCCGTCTCCCTGATGGTAATCTGGAATTTATGGGTCGAATTGATACACAAGTAAAAATTCGCGGTTTTCGCATTGAGCTAGCAGAAATTGAGGCATTTTTAAATCAACATCCTGACATAAAGCAAGCGGTAGTTATTCTGCGCGAAGATGAACCTGGGAACAAGTATTTAGTGGCTTATCTCGTAACTAAAGACAATCAACCAACACCTAGCACTGTGCGAAACTTCCTTAAAAAAAAGCTGCCCGATTACATGATTCCCGCCGCTTTTGTATTTCTGGAAGCATTACCTTTAACACCTAATGGTAAGATTAATCGCCGGGCTTTACCCGCCCCAGATACTTCCCAAAGAACTCCAGAGGTTGATTTTATTGCTCCTTCTACACCTACCGAACAAGAATTAGCCACGATTTGGAATGAAGTTCTGCGATTAAAACAAATTGGAATTCACGATAACTTCTTTGAGTTGGGGGGACATTCTTTACTGGCTACTCAAGTAATTTCTCGATTAAGAGAAGCCTTTGTTTTAGATTTTCCTTTGCGTTACCTGTTTGAAAATCCGACCATTGCTGAACTATCTCAAAAAGTGATTGATCAACAAATTGCACAAGCAGAAGATAATGCTATGGCAGAGATTTTAGCGGAAGTTGAAGAATTATCAGAGGTAGAAGTGAGGCGGCAATTGCTCTTATGA